A part of Augochlora pura isolate Apur16 chromosome 1, APUR_v2.2.1, whole genome shotgun sequence genomic DNA contains:
- the LOC144472031 gene encoding PHD finger protein 14 isoform X4, producing the protein MTSFFERDPKKRRVKPIGTAPLLDFDLGESSDDSDFRIEDHCEESDDDSEDSNDIGKEEEDVSEESDDSLEDPLLNRKENPNLTVGDVIEQARQQALKGGPLEDKLSKMLICCGCLGDRSDDVNEIVECDGCGVSVHEGCYGVSDVESFSSTDSLCQSAPWFCEACSAGIEDPPCELCPNKGGIFKETDVGKWVHLVCALYVPGVAFGEVWKVDRLSSVTLFEMAYSKWGAKQCSLCEDARFARTGVCIECDAGMCHTYFHVTCAQREGLLSEAHSEEVDQADPFYAHCKLHSDKTLVRRRRRNWLALQLRAQYRHQLLKQPNHLDTEEQRRIQRKLAKHRHKYLAHKASRPPPWVPTQKMPRLLTTSASACRQLARKAELMGVDTAALEAQEAQLVALVDVRKKWHIPPAFSVEFIGYYLDRNLRVTSMKRRLQELLDVNSQLLNEQQRLDRKYDEVMKDNEEQIRVNLTLKEKIEMYHQVLQTNGYGKPLPQIADLSKPRITPTLGTGLGVPTAAALKMGVGFPLPVGKGIEGVREGRVLSSQAQDQNHKGELTLRHQCGICRRSTNQHLLAKCDTCHLHYHLSCLSPPLSRMPKKTKLMGWQCSECDKESSGSEIERVDTSAPRKLRHCKDDSNLTSTPTPTPPQEMQAPATPTTPSTSKNSSTSLNSVTNVTAPDTPTTPKVTIKPVGPQLPSSIPAQSGESLYNQQPINNVTITTREGSPEYMVAPADGTESVSQRSAKKRRREKHKRYTPDPITGIKQRKRKHKRKSLDVENPEGQGQPEVHRRITIKIKPIPRPEGEIASESSPQMFVATSTSTEITSPPPPKLLPPPAPPVVLTPASVTANATTNNASNRASTGNGKRGKDTDLLTHCNVCDMPGTSQNLVMCDECKKCYHFTCLDPPVKKSPKRRGYSWHCADCDPSASETET; encoded by the exons ATGACAAGCTTct ttgAAAGGGACCCAAAGAAGAGGAGAGTCAAGCCTATAGGAACAGCACCTTTGCTTGACTTTGATTTGGGTGAAAGTTCTGATGATAGTGACTTTAGAATTGAAGACCACTGTGAGGAATCGGATGATGATTCAGAAGATTCCAATGATATTGGAAAAG AGGAAGAAGATGTATCTGAAGAATCTGATGATTCTTTGGAAGATCCATTACTCAATAGGAAAGAAAATCCTAATTTAACAGTAGGGGATGTAATTGAACAAGCTCGCCAACAAGCACTGAAAGGCGGTCCTCTAGAAGACAAATtaagtaaaatgttaatttgttGTGGTTGCTTAGGAGATAGAAGTGATGATGTTAATGAAATAGTTGAATGTGATGGATGCGGTGTCAGTGTACATGAAG GATGTTATGGTGTATCTGATGTAGAAAGTTTTTCAAGTACTGATTCTTTATGTCAATCAGCGCCATGGTTTTGTGAAGCTTGCAGTGCAGGCATTGAGGATCCCCCCTGCGAACTTTGTCCAAATAAAGGTGGCATTTTTAAAGAGACTGATGTAGGCAAATGGGTCCATTTAGTATGTGCACTTTATGTACCCGGTGTTGCTTTTGGAGAAGTATGGAAg gTTGATCGTTTATCAAGTGTAACGCTGTTTGAGATGGCATACAGTAAATGGGGAGCAAAGCAATGCTCCTTATGTGAAGATGCACGTTTTGCTCGTACTGGAGTATGCATAGAATGTGATGCAGGAATGTGTCACACATATTTCCATGTTACATG TGCACAAAGAGAAGGACTATTATCTGAAGCTCACAGTGAAGAAGTTGACCAAGCTGATCCGTTCTATGCACACTGCAAACTTCATTCCGATAAAACACTCGTTCGTAGACGTAGACGTAATTGGTTAGCTTTACAATTACGAGCTCAGTACCGACACCAATTGTTAAAGCAACCCAATCACTTAGATACTGAAGAACAACGTAGAATTCAAAGAAAGTTAGCTAAGCATAGACATAAATATTTAGCTCATAAAGCATCTCGACCACCACCATGGG taccAACACAAAAGATGCCTCGGTTATTAACTACATCAGCGTCTGCTTGTCGACAATTAGCAAGAAAAGCTGAACTCATGGGTGTCGATACAGCTGCTTTAGAAGCCCAGGAAGCACAACTCGTAGCATTGGTCGATGTTAGAAAAAAATGGCACATACCACCTGCTTTTAGTGTGGAATTTATTGGTTATTATCTAGATCGTAATTTACGAGTGACATCTATGAAAAGAAGATTGCAAGAACTTCTTGATGTTAATTCGCAATTACTAAATGAACAACAAAGGTTAGACAGAAAGTATGATGAAGTGATGAAAGATAATGAGGAACAAATTCGtgttaatttaacattgaaaGAAAAGATTGAAATGTATCATCAGGTGCTTCAAACTAACGGTTATGGGAAACCCTTACCACAAATAGCTGACTTATCAAAACCAAGAATAACACCAACACTag GCACAGGTTTAGGTGTACCAACCGCGGCTGCGTTGAAAATGGGTGTAGGCTTTCCTTTACCAGTTGGCAAAGGTATAGAAGGAGTACGTGAAGGTAGAGTGTTAAGTAGTCAAGCACAAGATCAAAACCATAAAGGTGAACTAACATTAAGGCATCAATGTGGAATATGCAGGAGATCTACCAACCAGCACCTCCTTGCAAAATGCGACACGTGTCACCTTCATTACCATTTATCTTGTCTTAGTCCACCTCTATCACGTATGCCCAAAAAAACGAAGCTTATGGGATG GCAATGTTCCGAATGCGATAAAGAATCTTCCGGATCAGAGATAGAACGTGTTGATACATCAGCTCCACGTAAGTTGAGGCATTGTAAGGATGATTCTAATTTAACCTCAACACCAACACCGACACCACCACAAGAGATGCAGGCACCTGCAACTCCAACGACACCAAGCACATCAAAAAATTCTTCTACTAGCCTTAATAGTGTAACAAATGTGACAGCTCCTGATACACCTACGACAccaaaa GTGACTATAAAACCAGTAGGACCACAACTTCCATCTTCAATTCCTGCTCAGTCGGGAGAATCATTGTACAATCAGCAACCAATTAATAATGTGACAATAACGACAAGAGAGGGATCTCCCGAATATATGGTAGCTCCAGCAGATGGTACAGAATCTGTATCGCAAAGGAGTGCTAAGAAAAGAAGGAG gGAGAAACACAAAAGGTATACTCCTGACCCAATTACGGGGATAAAACAAAGGAAACGTaaacataaaagaaaaagtctCGACGTGGAAAATCCAGAAGGCCAGGGCCAACCAGAAGTTCATAgaagaataacaataaaa ATCAAGCCAATTCCAAGACCTGAGGGTGAAATAGCTTCTGAATCAAGTCCACAAATGTTCGTTGCTACATCAACCAGCACTGAAATCACGTCACCACCTCCGCCTAAATTACTACCCCCACCAGCTCCACCTGTAGTTCTGACTCCTGCATCAGTTACAGCAAATGCAACTACTAATAATGCAAGTAATAGGGCATCTACGGGAAATGGAAAAAGGGGGAAAGATACAGACCTTTTAACTCATTGTAATGTCTGTGATATGCCTGGTACCAGTCAAAATCTCGTTAT GTGTGATGAATGTAAAAAGTGCTACCACTTCACCTGTCTTGATCCACCAGTTAAAAAATCACCCAAACGAAGAGGCTATTCATGGCATTGTGCAGACTGCGATCCTAGT gCCTCTGAAACTGAGACttaa